One region of Pangasianodon hypophthalmus isolate fPanHyp1 chromosome 15, fPanHyp1.pri, whole genome shotgun sequence genomic DNA includes:
- the qpctlb gene encoding glutaminyl-peptide cyclotransferase-like protein, which produces MKRRRTKATQLSCVFGLCSQPPICRMRMLLLSLCVLLAVTLSLGLMLSDHDARRSEDLSVRVPDLKNDKLTRRPSKPTAAQVKRLVSEVNWARLWYAHLQPILIERHPGSRGSRTVRRHVSSVLDSLSAGWSVQIDSFNSETPRGPINFSNILAVLDPMAPRRLLLACHYDTKNIPLENNEPKQVFVGASDSAVPCAMMLELVTALDSHLKMLKQQMAQVTLQLVFFDGAEAFEEWTASDSLYGSRHLAEHMSRVPHPPGSEHTTLLHAVDLFILLALIGAPSPTFVNHFDNSARWFDRLVLAEKRLHKLGLLSSHPSEQAYFRKDITVGPVDDDHLPFLQQGVPVLHIIATPFPSYRHTVEDSADKVHSDTVENLTKVLVVFLAEYLGL; this is translated from the exons ATGAAGCGCAGAAGGACCAAGGCCACTCAGCTGAGCTGCGTTTTTGGCTTGTGCAGTCAGCCGCCTATTTGCCGAATGAGAATGCTGCTGCTCAGCTTGTGCGTGCTGCTGGCAGTGACTCTGAGTCTGGGATTAATGCTCTCTGACCATGATGCAAGAAGATCCGAAGATTTATCAGTCAGAGTTCCAGACCTTAAAAATGATAAA ctgACCCGCAGGCCGAGTAAACCCACCGCGGCCCAGGTGAAGCGGCTGGTCTCTGAGGTGAACTGGGCTCGGTTGTGGTATGCCCATCTCCAGCCTATCCTCATAGAGAGACACCCAGGCTCTCGTGGTAGCCGTACTGTTCGAAGG catgTTTCCTCTGTGCTGGACTCTCTCTCTGCGGGGTGGTCAGTGCAGATCGATTCCTTCAACTCCGAAACCCCTCGTGGTCCAATCAACTTCTCCAACATCCTTGCAGTGTTGGACCCCATGGCTCCACGTCGACTGCTTTTAGCTTGCCATTATGACACAAAAAACATACCTTTGGAGAATAATGAGCCAAAGCAAGTGTTCGTGGGGGcaagtgactcagctgttcctTGTGCTATGATGCTGGAGCTGGTCACAGCACTGGACAGCCACCTAAAAATGCTCAAACAGCAG ATGGCTCAGGTGACACTGCAGTTGGTCTTCTTTGACGGGGCAGAGGCTTTTGAGGAGTGGACGGCCTCTGACTCTCTGTACGGTTCCCGACATCTCGCTGAACACATGTCCCGTGTTCCACATCCTCCAGGCTCTGAACACACAACCCTGCTGCATGCTGTG GATCTCTTCATTCTCTTGGCTCTGATCGGTGCCCCAAGTCCGACATTTGTGAATCATTTTGACAACAGCGCTCGCTGGTTTGATCGACTTGTATTGGCAG AGAAGAGACTCCATAAGCTGGGCTTGCTGTCTTCCCACCCCAGTGAGCAGGCATACTTCAGAAAGGATATAACTGTGGGGCCGGTAGATGATGACCATTTGCCTTTCCTTCAGCAAG GGGTTCCAGTGCTACACATAATTGCTACACCTTTCCCGTCATATCGGCATACAGTGGAGGACAGTGCAGACAAGGTTCACAGTGATACGGTGGAGAATCTCACCAAAGTGCTGGTGGTCTTCTTAGCGGAATATCTGGGATTGTAG
- the LOC113543294 gene encoding uncharacterized protein LOC113543294 has product MAESSKSSSSSEMTDAQLIQQLALLGWLKTDSVECKQFLTAVTGMQVAREVLNRLSGQGKVDAYRNECIQSVVDFVRRNPRASERELNAEVEKNVRLFASRVQALDSSPLL; this is encoded by the exons ATGGCGGAGTCGAGCAAGAGCAGCTCGAGCAGCGAGATGACAGACGCTCAGTTAATTCAGCAG TTAGCTCTGCTTGGCTGGCTGAAGACTGACAGTGTGGAGTGTAAACAGTTCCTCACAGCTGTAACTGGCATGCAGGTGGCCCGAGAAGTCCTTAATAGATTATCAGGTCAAGGAAAAGTGGATGCTTACAGG AATGAATGCATCCAGAGTGTGGTGGATTTTGTAAGGAGGAACCCTAGAGCCTCAGAGCGGGAGCTGAACGCTGAGGTGGAGAAGAACGTGCGTCTGTTCGCCTCTAGAGTGCAGGCTTTAGactcctcacctctcctctgA
- the kcnk12l gene encoding potassium channel subfamily K member 13 — protein MPRRPDVSSSCCFPLHLNEDNARFGLLAALILLYLLCGALVFSALERPSELRAHQRWEEQLANFTRQHRLSVESLQALLRHYEEAFVTGIRVDALRPRWDFSGAFYFVGTVVSTIGFGMTTPVTIGGKVFLIFYGLIGCAATILFFNLFLERIITMLAYIMRWCHERQLRRAGVGGEEAHSEDDSLEGWKPSVYYVMLILGVAALLIACCASALYSSMEDWDYFDSLYFCFVAFSTIGFGDLVSSQRESYKVQEAYRLGNCLFILMGVCCIYSLFNVISIIIKQTLNWILAKLDCSRLQCPCRGRTYRRQGSACCCCCLPSQRRSQHPITGNPRQRAQKRNAVHPAPANEAARKQRFTNASVETVCDSETDPGLGPDGGYLTGHRLSGEMISVNDFMANKVSLAILQKQLSETAHGNPRQSHVRQNGFSVGVGAFAIMNNRLQETSVDR, from the exons ATGCCTCGCAGGCCGGATGTCAGCAGCAGCTGTTGCTTCCCACTGCACTTGAATGAGGACAATGCTCGCTTTGGCCTTTTGGCGGCGCTCATCCTGCTGTACCTGCTCTGTGGGGCGCTGGTTTTCTCTGCCCTCGAGCGTCCATCCGAGCTGCGGGCGCACCAGCGCTGGGAGGAACAGCTGGCTAACTTCACCCGGCAGCACAGGCTGAGTGTGGAGAGCCTGCAGGCTTTGCTGAGGCACTATGAGGAGGCCTTCGTCACAGGCATCCGTGTGGACGCTCTGAGACCTCGCTGGGACTTCTCCGGGGCTTTCTACTTTGTCGGTACCGTGGTTTCCACAATAG GTTTTGGAATGACCACACCTGTGACGATAGGCGGCAAAGTGTTTTTGATATTCTATGGACTCATTGGTTGTGCAGCGACCATCCTGTTTTTCAACCTCTTCCTGGAGCGCATCATCACCATGTTGGCGTACATCATGCGCTGGTGTCACGAGAGGCAGCTGAGGCGTGCCGGTGTGGGAGGAGAGGAGGCTCATAGCGAGGATGACAGCCTGGAAGGCTGGAAGCCCTCCGTCTACTACGTGATGCTCATCCTGGGGGTTGCGGCGCTGCTGATTGCCTGCTGCGCCTCAGCACTGTACTCCTCTATGGAAGACTGGGATTACTTTGACTCACTCTATTTCTGCTTCGTGGCCTTCAGCACCATTGGCTTTGGAGACTTAGTGAGTAGCCAGAGGGAGAGCTACAAGGTGCAGGAGGCTTACCGATTAGGGAACTGTCTTTTTATCCTCATGGGTGTCTGCTGCATCTACTcactttttaatgtcatttccaTCATCATAAAGCAGACCCTAAACTGGATCCTGGCGAAGCTGGACTGCAGCAGGTTGCAGTGTCCCTGCCGAGGACGTACCTACAGAAGGCAAGGCTCAGCATGCTGCTGTTGCTGCCTCCCCAGCCAGCGGCGCAGCCAGCACCCCATAACCGGAAACCCTCGGCAGAGGGCACAGAAGCGCAATGCTGTACACCCAGCCCCCGCCAACGAGGCTGCGCGGAAGCAGCGCTTCACTAATGCATCAGTGGAAACAGTGTGTGATAGTGAGACTGATCCTGGCCTGGGGCCAGATGGAGGTTATCTCACAGGGCACAGACTCTCAGGAGAAATGATCTCTGTCAATGACTTTATGGCCAACAAGGTTTCTCTGGCCATTCTGCAGAAGCAGCTCTCAGAGACCGCCCACGGAAACCCAAGACAGAGCCATGTTCGGCAGAACGGCTTTTCTGTTGGAGTGGGAGCCTTCGCCATTATGAATAACCGCCTACAAGAGACGAGTGTCGACAGGTAG